The Pyrus communis chromosome 2, drPyrComm1.1, whole genome shotgun sequence genome includes a window with the following:
- the LOC137724604 gene encoding major pollen allergen Ole e 10-like: MGAAVQEKADGAIPDTTLSPPEGNTTFLDGTTWCVALPGVSQADLQNALDWACGLGMADCKPIQKGGPCYEPDTLVSHASYAFNNYYQQNGNSDIACNFGGTAGVTKKNPSHGKCNYAAPGSVGSAAPPFSKQSPISLWWQLAGLLLPLYLGS, translated from the exons ATGGGAGCAGCGGTGCAAGAGAAGGCAGATGGAGCAATTCCAGACACCACATTGTCACCACCAGAAGGGAACACAACATTCCTTGATGGCACGACATGGTGCGTAGCCCTTCCCGGGGTTTCCCAAGCCGATTTGCAGAACGCATTAGACTGGGCCTGCGGATTGGGAATGGCAGACTGCAAGCCAATTCAAAAGGGTGGACCGTGTTACGAACCAGATACTCTGGTGTCTCATGCCTCTTATGCCTTCAATAATTATTATCAGCAGAACGGGAATTCGGACATTGCTTGCAATTTTGGAGGAACTGCAGGTGTTACTAAAAAGAACCCAA GTCATGGAAAATGCAACTACGCTGCGCCCGG ATCTGTAGGCTCTGCAGCACCTCCATTCTCAAAGCAAAGTCCCATCTCTCTTTGGTGGCAACTTGCTGGCCTTCTGCTGCCATTGTATCTCGGAAGCTGA
- the LOC137726750 gene encoding photosystem I reaction center subunit psaK, chloroplastic-like yields the protein MAATTVTTSLPQFNGLRPKISFSNVQSMAVAQPMRRKGQGALGARCDFIGSSTNLIMVTTTSLMLFAGRFGLAPSANRKATAGLKLETRDSGLQTGDPAGFTLADTLACGTVGHIIGVGVVLGLKNVGAL from the exons ATGGCAGCTACCACTGTGACCACTTCTCTCCCCCAGTTCAACGGGCTCAGACCCAAAATCTCCTTCTCTAATGTGCAAAGCATG GCGGTTGCTCAACCAATGAGGCGCAAAGGCCAAGGCGCTTTGGGAGCTCGCTGCGATTTCATTGGTTCATCCACCAATTTG ATAATGGTGACTACTACAAGCCTAATGCTGTTTGCCGGAAGATTCGGGTTGGCCCCGTCGGCAAACAGGAAGGCAACGGCAGGATTAAAGCTTGAAACAAGGGACTCTGGGCTGCAGACTGGCGACCCGGCTGGGTTTACACTTGCTGATACCTTGGCCTGTGGGACAGTAGGTCACATTATTGGGGTTGGTGTTGTTCTTGGCCTTAAGAATGTTGGTGCCCTGTAA
- the LOC137725227 gene encoding DNA damage-binding protein 1 — MSIWNYVVTAHKPTNVTHSCVGNFTAPQELNLITAKCTRIEIQLLTPLGLQPILDVPIYGRIATLELFRPHGETQDFLFIATERYKFCVLQWDAEASELITRAMGDVSDRIGRPTDNGQIGIIDPDCRLIGLHLYDGLFKVIPFDNKGQLKEAFNIRLEELQVLDIKFLYGCSKPTIVVLYQDNKDVRHVKTYEVSLKDKDFVEGPWAQNNVENGADLLIPVPPPLCGVLIIGEDNIVYRSPNTFKAIPIRHSITKAYGKVDADGSRYLLGDHAGLLHLLVITHEKEKVTGLKIELLGETSIASTISYLDNAFVYIGSSYGDSQLVKLNLHPDAKGSYVEVLERYVNLGPIVDFCVVDLERQGQGQVVTCSGAFKDGSLRVVRNGIGINEQASVELQGIKGMWSLRSSTDDPYDTFLVVSFISETRILAMNIEDELEETEIEGFCSQVQTLFCHDAVCNQLVQVTSSSVRLVSSTTRELKHEWNAPAGYSINVATANATQVLLATGGKHLVYLEIGDGILTEKNHAQLDFEISCLDINPIGDNPNYSQLAAVGMWTDISVQIYSLPDLNRITKEHLGGEIIPRSVLLCAFEGISYLLCALGDGHLLNFILNTSTGELTDRKKVSLGTQPITLRTFSSKSTTHVFAASDRPTVIYSSNKKLLYSNVNLKEVSHMCPFNSAAFPDSLAIAKEGELTIGTIDDIQKLHIRSIPLGEHARRICHQEQSRTFAILSVKYNQSSAEDSETHFIRLLDDQSFDLVTYYQLDAFEYACSILSCSFSDDMNVYYCVGTAYVLPEENEPTKGRILVFIVEDGKLQLVAEKETKGSVYSLNAFNGKLLAAINQKIQLYKWTLRDDGTRELQSECGHHGHILALYVQTRGDFIIVGDLMKSISLLMYKHEEGAIEERARDYNANWMSAVEILDDDVYIGAENFFNLFTVRKNSEGATDEERGRLEVVGEYHLGEFVNRFRHGSLVMRLPDSDVGQIPTVIFGTVNGVIGVIASLPQEQYAFLEKLQSNLRKVIKGVGGLSHEQWRSFSNEKKTVDTKNFLDGDLIESFLDLNRSKMDEISKQMRVSVEELCKRVEEMTRLH, encoded by the exons ATGAGCATATGGAACTACGTCGTAACGGCTCACAAGCCCACCAACGTCACCCACTCCTGCGTCGGCAATTTCACCGCCCCTCAGGAGCTCAATCTCATCACTGC GAAATGTACGCGAATTGAAATTCAGCTACTTACTCCTCTGGGACTGCAG CCTATCTTGGATGTCCCTATATATGGAAGAATAGCGACGCTTGAACTTTTCCGGCCTCAT GGTGAAACACAGGATTTTCTATTCATTGCAACAGAAAGATACAAATTTTGTGTTCTTCagtgggatgctgaagcatctGAGCTCATCACTAG GGCAATGGGGGATGTCTCAGATCGCATAGGTCGTCCAACAGACAATGGTCAA ATTGGTATTATTGATCCAGATTGTAGATTAATCGGACTCCATTTGTATGATGGATTGTTTAAG GTCATTCCTTTTGATAATAAAGGGCAGCTCAAGGAAGCATTTAATATACG GCTTGAGGAACTTCAAGTTTTGGATATCAAGTTTCTATATGGTTGCTCAAAACCAACAATTGTAGTCCTATATCAG GATAACAAAGATGTTCGCCATGTCAAAACATATGAAGTTTCTCTGAAGGATAAGGATTTTGTTGAAGGTCCTTGGGCACAGAACAACGTTGAAAATGGGGCTGATTTGTTAATACCAGTTCCTCCGCCGCTCTGTGGTGTTCTTATTATCGGAGAAGATAATATTGTTTACCGCAGCCCGAATACATTTAAAGCAATCCCAATAAGACAT TCCATCACAAAAGCCTATGGGAAAGTAGATGCAGATGGTTCCAGGTATTTACTTGGTGATCATGCCGGGCTACTTCACCTACTTGTTATAACGCATGAGAAAGAAAA GGTGACTGGACTGAAAATTGAGCTCTTGGGGGAGACATCAATTGCATCTACCATCTCATACCTTGATAATGCATTTGTCTATATCGGATCAAGTTATGGGGATTCACAG CTTGTAAAGCTGAATCTACATCCTGATGCAAAGGGTTCATATGTGGAAGTGTTAGAAAGGTACGTCAATTTGGGGCCGATCGTTGACTTTTGTGTGGTTGATCTTGAGAGGCAAGGCCAGGGTCAGGTTGTAACTTGTTCTGGAGCTTTCAAGGATGGTTCTCTTCGTGTAGTTCGAAATGGAATTGGAATCAATGAACAG GCATCCGTTGAGCTTCAAGGTATTAAGGGAATGTGGTCGTTAAGATCCTCCACTGATGATCCTTATGACACCTTCCTGGTTGTAAGCTTTATCAGTGAGACAAGGATTTTGGCAATGAATATTGAGGATGAGTTGGAAGAAACTGAGATAGAAGGCTTCTGTTCTCAAGTACAGACTTTGTTTTGCCATGATGCTGTCTGTAATCAACTGGTGCAG GTAACTTCAAGCTCTGTAAGATTAGTCAGTTCTACAACTAGGGAGCTCAAGCATGAGTGGAATGCTCCAGCAGGCTATTCAATTAATGTTGCCACTGCTAATGCCACCCAG GTTTTATTGGCGACTGGTGGAAAGCACTTAGTTTATTTGGAAATTGGTGATGGGATATTGACAGAGAAAAACCACGCACAGTTAGATTTTGAGATATCATGCCTTGACATAAACCCTATAGGCGACAATCCCAACTATAGCCAGCTGGCAGCTGTTGGAATGTGGACAGATATTAGTGTCCAGATATATTCACTTCCTGACCTGAACCGCATCACAAAGGAACATTTGGGAGGGGAGATCATACCTCGTTCTGTTCTTCTTTGTGCATTTGAAGGG ATATCCTACCTATTGTGTGCCCTAGGAGATGGGCACCTCTTAAACTTTATATTGAACACAAGCACTGGTGAGTTGACGGACAGGAAAAAAGTCTCTCTTGGGACACAGCCCATTACACTCCGTACCTTCTCATCCAAGAGTACTACGCATGTATTTGCTGCATCGGATAGGCCAACTGTCATATATAGTAGCAACAAGAAACTGCTTTACAGCAACGTAAATCTGAAAGAAGTCAGCCATATGTGCCCATTCAACTCTGCTGCTTTTCCAGATAG CCTTGCAATTGCTAAGGAAGGTGAACTTACTATTGGCACAATTGATGACATCCAGAAGCTTCATATTCGCTCTATTCCCCTAGGTGAGCATGCACGTCGTATCTGTCATCAGGAGCAGTCCAGGACTTTCGCCATTTTGAGTGTGAAATATAACCAGTCTAGTGCAGAAGACTCAGAAACACACTTCATCCGATTGTTAGATGATCAGAGTTTCGACCTCGTAACATATTATCAACTGGACGCTTTTGAGTATGCCTGCTCTATACTTAGCTGTTCTTTCTCGGATGACATGAATGTATATTACTGTGTCGGGACTGCATATGTTCTCCCGGAAGAAAATGAGCCAACCAAG GGCCGCATTCTGGTTTTCATTGTTGAAGATGGGAAGCTGCAGCTCGTCGCTGAGAAGGAAACCAAGGGGTCTGTTTACTCTTTAAATGCATTCAATGGCAAGTTACTTGCTGCTATTAATCAAAAGATACAGTTATACAAGTGGACTCTGCGGGATGATGGTACTCGTGAATTGCAATCGGAATGTGGACATCATGGCCACATACTTGCCCTTTATGTCCAGACTCGTGGAGATTTCATCATTGTTGGGGATTTAATGAAGTCAATTTCTCTGTTAATGTACAAG CATGAGGAAGGTGCCATTGAGGAGCGAGCCCGTGATTATAATGCAAATTGGATGTCTGCTGTAGAGATCCTCGACGATGATGTTTACATTGGAGCTGAAAATTTCTTCAACCTCTTCACTGTTCGTAAAAATAGTGAGGGTGCAACTGATGAGGAACGGGGCCGCCTTGAGGTTGTAGGTGAGTATCACCTAGGCGAGTTTGTCAATAGGTTCCGGCACGGCTCTCTTGTCATGCGGTTGCCAGACTCTGATGTGGGCCAGATTCCAACTGTCATCTTTGGCACCGTGAATGGTGTGATCGGAGTAATTGCCTCACTTCCTCAAGAGCAATATGCATTTTTGGAGAAGCTCCAGTCAAACTTGAGGAAGGTGATAAAGGGTGTTGGAGGGTTGAGCCACGAGCAGTGGAGGTCATTCAGCAACGAGAAGAAAACTGTAGACACCAAAAATTTCTTGGATGGCGATCTGATAGAATCATTCCTTGATCTAAACCGCAGCAAGATGGATGAGATCTCAAAACAAATGCGCGTTTCAGTGGAGGAGCTCTGCAAGAGAGTAGAAGAAATGACGAGGCTGCATTGA
- the LOC137724605 gene encoding uncharacterized protein codes for MDKSWLTIPRNFEAYTTGINLFLDQAVANGVGPDKFRCPCKRCCNRYSFVRNTIVEHLILYDMDKDYKNACWRHHGEQNIGEQNVGIGEEETGDEVIGMHDFLNDVFVQPLTEEGVGPSTEPPIGEGRPEEVQTFFKLLEEADQDLWPGCKEFKKLEAVVRLYQIKCLAGMPDEIFTTLLELIKRMLPEGDCLPESCYKAKKLINDLGLSYVKIDACPNDCMIYWKDTSDLTVCSVCGKSRYKITNAEDSSRKKVAAKQPNLLLSLLIPGPRSPGKEIDVYMRPLIDELNELWEVGIPTYDAFSNQSFTMKAAVLWTISDFPTYGMLSGWSTHGYKACPHCMHDKESIYLPASRKICYMGHRRFLEDNHRFRRQTITFNGRREHRTAPRQWTGLQCLEELSTLRFTFGKPNKDASVGQRRRRASSSTSSNSQWKKKSIFYELPYWRHLLIRHNLDVMHIEKNICDSVVGTLLDIEKSKDGLAARADLEFLNIRHSQHPRREGNRTFRPPALFTLKREEKTAFCKVLSTIRVPDGYSSNLSRCVHVNERKIHGLKSHDCHVLMQRLLPLAIRPVLPKAVTMVLLELSAIFRQLCSKKESEEGFKQLNSRIALTLCQLEKIFPPAFFDIMVHLPVHLADEAALAGPVQYRWMYPIERYLQTLKRYVRNKGRPEGSIAEAYLVDECLSFCSMYLRDVESRRTRRGRNEDGIGRGVSGGLSIFDSKGCYMGSGENVELNLNVLDQCHRYILNNCDEVSPFRRQHEEFLKTKYRRERLTMRQIKELSKKEFPEWFKQHMNSRYDANDTLISQDLHWLANYPSRVVSRYKSHIVHGFRFRIKSVDDKHKNQNCGVFVPANVPGAIGQVNCYGRVVDMFEVKYCGPTEAGDRGRAVMLFKCEWVNSESPRRMKTDQYGFTMVNFNQLGFKEDPFILASQALQAFYVEDTIEKDWHVVVRTQPRDLFDVLEDSDAIDDYDTPNLDDRILDNENFHTRVGVEETPFLESLALPTGFVNHANTDEELTDDDRE; via the exons ATGGACAAGAGTTGGTTGACAATACCCCGAAATTTTGAAGCGTatacaactggaattaatttgtttttggatcaaGCAGTTGCAAATGGTGTTGGTCCTGATAAGTTTAGATGTCCTTGCAAAAGATGTTGTAATCGATATTCTTTTGTTAGGAACACCATTGTTGAACATCTCAtattgtatgatatggataaagattataaaaacgctTGTTGGCGACATCATGGCGAGCAAAACATTGGAGAGCAAAATGTGggaattggagaagaagaaacaggaGATGAGGTGATTGGCATGCATGATTTTCTTAATGATGTATTTGTCCAACCATTAACAGAAGAAGGTGTTGGGCCATCTACTGAACCCCCTATTGGGGAAGGGCGTCCAGAAGAGGTGCAGACTTTTTTTAAGTTGCTTGAAGAGGCAGATCAAGATTTGTGGCCAGGTTGTAAGGAGTTTAAGAAATTGGAAGCAGTTGTAAGATTGTATCAGATCAAGTGTTTAGCGGGAATGCCTGACGAGATCTTCACCACTTTACTGGagttaattaaaagaatgttgcCTGAAGGGGATTGTTTGCCTGAATCCTGTTATAAAgcaaaaaaacttataaatgaCTTGGGGCTGTCGTATGTGAAAATTGATGCATGTCCCAATGATTGCATGATCTATTGGAAAGATACTTCAGATTTGACCGTGTGCTCAGTTTGTGGTAAATCAAGATATAAAATTACCAATGCAGAGGATAGCTCGAGGAAAAAGGTCGCAGCTAAG CAACcaaatttgttattgtctttgtTAATACCAGGACCGCGCAGTCCTGGTAaagagattgatgtatacatgcGTCCATTGATTGACGAGCTGAATGAGTTGTGGGAGGTGGGCATTCCCACTTATGATGCGTTTTCCAACCAAAGTTTTACGATGAAGGCTGCCGTGTTATGGACCATAAGTGATTTTCCGACTTATGGAATGTTGTCAGGATGGAGTACACATGGTTATAAAGCTTGTCCACATTGCATGCATGATAAAGAATCTATTTACTTGCCAGCGAGTCGCAAGATTTGTTATATGGGGCATCGACGATTTCTTGAAGATAATCATAGGTTTCGAAGGCAAACCATCACTTTTAATGGTCGTCGAGAGCATCGTACTGCACCAAGGCAGTGGACTGGTTTACAATGTCTCGAAGAACTTTCTACATTGAGATTTACTTTTGGAAAACCAAACAAGGATGCTTCAGTTGGGCAACGCAGAAGAAGAGCTTCGAGCAGTACAAGTAGTAACAGTCAGTGGAAGAAGAAATCGATTTTTTATGAACTACCTTATTGGAGGCATCTCTTGATTAGACACaatcttgatgttatgcataTCGAGAAGAATATATGTGACAGTGTGGTAGGAACATTGCTAGATATAGAAAAGTCTAAAGATGGATTGGCGGCACGTGCAGATCTTGAATTCTTGAACATAAGACATAGTCAACACCCACGTAGAGAAGGAAATAGAACATTTCGACCTCCAGCATTGTTCAcattgaaaagagaagaaaaaactgcGTTTTGTAAAGTATTGTCTACTATTCGGGTCCCAGATGGATATTCATCAAATCTGTCACGATGTGTGCACGTGAATGAACGAAAAATACATGGGTTGAAAAGTCATGATTGCCATGTTTTAATGCAGCGGTTACTCCCGCTTGCAATACGCCCGGTTTTGCCTAAAGCTGTTACTATGGTTTTATTAGAGTTGAGTGCAATTTTCAGACAGTTATGTAGTAAGAAGGAGTCTGAGGAAGGATTTAAGCAACTGAATTCAAGAATTGCCTTGACATTATGTCAACTTGAGAAAATATTCCCTCCTGCATTTTTTGATATAATGGTGCACCTCCCAGTTCACTTGGCAGATGAAGCAGCGCTTGCAGGCCCTGTTCAATAtagatggatgtatccaattgaacg GTATTTGCAAACACTGAAGCGCTATGTTCGTAATAAGGGTCGTCCTGAAGGTTCTATTGCTGAAGCATATTTGGTGGATGAGTGCTTGTCATTTTGTTCCATGTATCTTAGAGACGTTGAGTCTCGTCGTACCCGTAGAGGCCGAAATGAAGATGGGATTGGACGTGGAGTATCTGGTGGGTTATCAATTTTTGACTCGAAAGGATGTTATATGGGTTCAGGAGAAAATGTGGAGCTCAATCTAAATGTTCTTGATCAGTGCCATAGATACATTCTAAATAATTGTGATGAAGTTAGCCCATTTAGAAG GCAACATGAAGAATTCTTGAAAACTAAATATCGTCGAGAAAGGTTAACTATGCGACAAATTAAAGAGCTAAGCAAGAAAGAATTTCCAGAATGGTTCAAGCAACAT ATGAATTCAAGATATGATGCTAATGACACATTGATATCTCAAGACTTGCATTGGCTAGCTAATTATCCTAGTAGGGTTGTGAGCAGATACAAAAGTCACATTGTTCATGGATTTAGATTTCGTATAAAATCTGTGGATGATAAGCATAAGAATCAAAACTGTGGTGTCTTTGTACCTGCAAATGTTCCTGGAGCAATTGGGCAAGTAAATTGTTATGGCAGAGTTGTAGATATGTTTGAGGTCAAATATTGTGGTCCTACTGAAGCAGGAGATAGGGGTCGAGCTGTGATGTTATTTAAGTGCGAATGGGTTAATAGTGAAAGTCCACGTAGAATGAAGACTGATCAATATGGATTTACTATGGTGAATTTCAATCAATTGGGATTTAAAGAGGATCCTTTCATACTAGCATCACAAGCATTACAGGCATTTTACGTGGAGGACACGATTGAAAAAGATTGGCACGTAGTTGTTCGAACTCAGCCAAGAGATTTATTTGACGTATTAGAGGATAGTGATGCTATTGATGATTATGACACGCCGAACTTGGATGATCGAATTcttgataatgaaaattttcatacaAGGGTTGGCGTGGAAGAGACTCCCTTTCTTGAATCATTAGCGTTGCCTACCGGGTTCGTTAATCATGCCAATACCGACGAAGAGCTAACAGATGATGACagggaataa